The nucleotide sequence TAATAAATTATATTAATTTTGATAAAAAATAGAACGATGGATATATTTATACGAACAAATATATATTATTAAGGATTATTATATGTTATAATATGAATGAAAAATATATTAATAGAAACTATATACGTATGGAGGTCTTTTGTAAAAATGAAAAAAAGAGATGTTTATAATACACCACTTAATAGTAGATATGCTTCTAAGGATATGAGTTACTTATTTTCTGATGAAATGAAATTTAAAACCTGGAGAAAACTTTGGGTTGCTTTAGCAGAATGTGAAAAGCGACTTGGTTTAAATATAACGGATGAGCAAATTTGTGAACTTAAATCTAATATTGAAAATATAAATTATGAAGTTGCAGAAGAGAGGGAAAAAGAAGTCCGTCATGATGTTATGAGTCATGTATATGCGTACGGTGTTCAATGCCCGGAAGCAAAGGGAATAATACATCTTGGTGCTACTAGTTGTTATGTAGGTGATAATACAGACCTAATTATAATGAGAGATGCCCTTCTTATAATTAAGAAAAAGATATTAAATGTTATAAACTCGCTTACGAAATTTGCATTAAAATATAAAGAATTGCCAACCCTTGGATTTACGCATTTACAGCCTGCTCAACTTACGACAGTGGGTAAAAGGGCTTGTATTTGGATTCAAGACTTATATATTGATCTTGAAAATTTAGAATTTGTTATAGATCATATGAGATTTAGGGGAGTTAAGGGTACAACAGGAACTCAAGCTAGTTTTATGGAATTATTTGATGGAGATGAAGAAAAAGTTAAAGCTCTTGATAAAATGGTTTCTGAAAAGATGAAATTCAACAGTGAATTTATGATTACAGGTCAAACTTATACAAGGAAGGTTGATTCTATAATATTAAATACACTTTCAGAGGTGGCACAGAGTGCATATAAATTTAGTAATGACCTTAGGCTCCTCCAAAATATGAAGGAAATGGAGGAGCCATTCGAGAAGAATCAGATTGGATCATCTGCAATGGCATACAAGAGAAATCCTATGAGATCAGAAAGGATAAGTGCGTTATCTAGATATGTAATTATAAATTCTTTAAACCCGGCCATAACAGCATCTACTCAATGGTTTGAAAGAACTCTTGATGATTCTGCAAATAAAAGAATATCAGTAGCAGAAGCATTTTTGGCACTTGATGGAGTTCTAAATTTATATATGAATATATCATCAAATATGGTTGTATATCCTAAAGTTATAGAGACCCATGTTAAGAAAGAACTGCCATTCATGGCTACAGAAAATATAATAATGGAAGCTGTTAAAAAGGGTGGAGATAGACAGGAATTACATGAAAGGATCAGACAGCATTCTATGAAAGCAGCAAAAATGGTAAAAGAAGAAGGAAAGGAAAATGACTTAATATCAAGAATAATATCTGATAAATTTTTTAATATGACAGAGAATGAAATAGTATCTCTAATAGATCCTAAAAAGTTTATAGGAAGAGCACCTGGCCAAGTTATAGATTTTATTAATAAACAAATAAAACCCTTGCTTGATGAAAATAAGAATTTACTTGGAGAAAAGGCGGAGATTACAGTCTAAAATATTTATTAGTCAAAATTAATTTGATCTTCATATATTAATATAAATAGATTTATAATATTAATTTTATAAATCTAAAAGTTAAGATAACGTAAAGTATGGCATAATGTAATAAGGAATTTAATATTTTATAATAATATTATGTTATTATAATTATGAGGTGATAAAACTGTGAGTGTACAGATATATCAAAATCCAGAATTTAAGATATATAAAGCTGGAGGTGATTATATTATTCACAACACACATAAAAAATTTAAGGAGGGTCATACGCACGTAAAGAAATATGATATATGTATGGTTATGATTAAATTAATAAGGAGAAAACAAATTCCGAAGAGTAAGAGTAAATATTTTAGGGAAAGCCTCATAAGACTAAGTGATGACAGAAATTATATAGATAAGATATCAAATATTTAATATTATAAAATTATTTCTATTTGTAGCGAACTGCAATATTGCAGTTCGCATTTTTATGTATTAATATAAATATACTATTTAAAATATAATAATGAAGAATTTCTTTTAAAATTGCAAAATAAAATTTAAAATAGGAATGAAATTATTTATTACAAGTTAAAAAATGTTTTAAGTTATTTAATTCAAGAGGAGATGATAATGATAGATAATCAAAATAAAAATGTATTAATTCAGATATTTGGAGAGAAAAGCAAAAAAATAGATTTAAATTCTGGTGGATGTGGAGGATATAAAAGTAGTAGATGTAGTTCGTGTGAAAATGATAACTGTTGTGGATGCCGCGGCAGAAATGATTTAAAATCTATTAATACTATTGCAGATATGTATGGTGCTCTTGAGACCTTTATACGAAAAAGTGATGTATGTAACAATGTAAAATTAGAATTTATAGATATAAGTAAATGTAATAATTTTGGCCATACATATCCTAGAATAAAAGAATTGATTGATAAGGGATATGAGGATCCTTTTACAGTTATAGATGGTGTAATAAGATACTATGGTAGTATATCGAATATTCTGATATATAAAGATATCTTAGAATTGATTGAGTAGAGAATAATATTTAAAATTAAAGAACTCAATGTTTAAGGGAGTTAAACATTGAGTTCTTTAATTGAATCTTAAAACTTTTAATAAAATGAGAGAAAGTATTATAAAATTTTAAGAAAGAGTTAATTTATACTTATCAATCTTTTAACAAATTTAAAGACTGATATAGCCTGAATAATATTGAAATATCACAATAACTGTAAACAATCATACAATTATTGTAAAAATTAAAATATGTTATTTGTAATAAACTTCAAAAAGTAGCTATTGATGATATATTATATTAAATTATTTCAAATGTCAACAGAACATAAAAAATTCATAATTTTCATAATAATAACTATAAAATATATATTTTCAATATATTTAGAATAAAAATAATTATTTAAACTTAAATGATTATAATAATATATGAATATGAAATAAATTATTTATTCACACATAGTTTTATATAGTATTTTAAAGATATTTGTAGTAAAGGTTATATTTATAACAAGTTATTTTAGTAATTAAGTAAATAGAAAATTATAATAAAAAATATATTTATATATTGCAATTTCTTATGGAAGCTGTTACAATAATTATATTAATTTATCACTTTATCGTAGTAAATTAATAACGCAATAAAATGGGGAAGTGAGATTGATGAGTAATTTGAGAAAATATATACCGGAAGGGACAAAGGATATTTTATTTGATGAATACAGTAAAAGAATGTATGTAGAAAACATATTAAGGAAGACTTACATGGAGAATGGATTTATAGAAGTTAAATCCCCTACACTAGAATTTTATGATGTATTTAATATAGAAAATACAACATTGCCTCAGGAAAAAATGTATAAATTGTTTGATAATCAAGGAAGAATATTGGTGCTTAAACCTGATATGACAATACCGATAGCACGGATAGCAGCAACTAAACTTAAAGAAGCACCTCATCCGCTTAAATTATGTTATACCTCAACTATATATAGGGTTAATGAAAGTTTATATGGAAAAAATAATGAAATAATACAATCTGGAATTGAGATAATAGGAATTAGTAATTTAAATGCGGATGCTCAGGCTATAGTGAATGGAATTAGATCTCTTATAAATTGTGGACTCACAGATTTCAAAATAGAACTAGGTCATGCTGAATTTTTTAAAGCATTGATTGAAAAGACAAATCTTAATGACGAAAAAAGAGAAAAACTTAGAAAATGTATTGAGAGTAAAAGCTTTACGGCTCTATCAGAATTGATGAAAAGTGAAAGAGGTAATATTGACAATAGAATATTGCATGTATTAAATGAAATGCCAGGATTATTTGGGGGTATAGAAATACTTGACAGGGCCGAAAAAATCATATCGGATAATGTAAGGGCGCAAAATGCGTTAGAAAGTATAAGAAAGGTATATACAATAATAAAAAGCATAGGCCTTGATTCTTATTTGTCGATAGATCTTGGAATGGTTCAGGATCTTAATTATTATACGGGTATAATTTTCAGGGGATATACACATGGAGTTGGTGGAAATATATTAACCGGGGGAAGATATGACAAGCTAATAGCTCAATTTGGTGATGATCAGCCTGCGACTGGTTTTGCAATAGATGTCGATAGTATAATAGCTGCACTTGGAGATGATTGTCGTATGTGTGAGAATGAGAAACCTAAAGTTCTTATATGTTATGATGATAGTTTATTTGAAGAAGCATATAAAAAGGCATTAGAGCTTAGAATCAAAGGAATGATAGCTGAAATAAGTCCTTTTGACAGTAAAGATGATGCTGTAGATTATGCTGGTAGAAAGAATATGAGAATTATAAATTTATAAATAAATGTCAGGAGAAATTTTTATTATGGATAATTCTAAAACTGTCAAGATAGCTTTGACAAAAGGAAGGATTGAAAAAGAAGCTGTTAAACTGCTTCAATCCTGTGGAATAGATTGTAGACAGATTATAAATAAGGGTAGAAAGCTTATATTTGAAGATAATGATCATAATATAGAGTTTGTACTTGTTAAAGCACCTGATGTACTCACATATGTTGAATATGGTGTTGTTGATATTGGTATAGTTGGAAAAGATACGTTGCTTGAGCAGAGTAGAGAATTTTATGAGGTACTGGATCTAAAATTTGGAGCATGCAAATTTGTTGTTGCGGGGCCTAAAGACAAGAATAAATTTTATCACGGGTATAATAGAAAAAAAATAGCTACTAAATATCCTAATGTTGCGAGGGAGTATTTTAGAAAGCTTGGCACAGATGTTGAAATTATAAAGATAGAAGGGTCTGTTGAATTGGCACCTATATTAGGTTTATCAGATGCAATAGTAGATATAGTTGAAACAGGGAATACACTTAAAGAGAATGGCCTTTTAGTGTATGAAAATATATGTGATATAAGTGCACGAATGGTTGTTAATGTGGCAAGTATGAAGATGAAAAAGGGAGAGATAGAAAAAATAATAAATTATATAAAAAAGCAAGTTGAATTGAGAGAAAAATTATCTATTTAAACTGGAGGTGTATTTTGTGAAGGAAGAAATTATAAATACCATATATAGTAAAACAAAAACTGCAGAGGACTATTTAAAAAGTTTTAGAGATAGAGGAAAGGTTATGCAAGATGAAGTTTGCAAATCAGTAGATAAAATATTAAGTGATATAAAAAATTATGGTGATGATGCTTTAATAAAATATACGAATAAATTTGATAGTCAAAATATAAGTAAGGAAAATATATGTGTAAGTAGAGAAGAGATAGAGAATGCCTATAAGACTGTAGATAAGAAATTTTTAGATGTATTGAGGCGTGCTGCTGAAAATATAATGTTCTTTCATGAAAAGCAAAAAAGGAATTCATGGATTGTTACAAAAGAGAATGGAGTTATACTTGGACAAAAAGTTATGGCACTTGAGAGAGTAGGAGTATATGTACCGGGTGGTACAGCTGCATATCCTTCATCAGTTTTAATGAATGTAATACCAGCAAAAATAGCAGGGGTTAAAGATATAGTAATGGTGACACCTCCATTAAAAGACGGAAGTATAAATTCAAACATACTTGTGGCAGCTGATATAGCTGGAGTTAGCAAGATATATAAGATTGGAGGTGCACAAGCAGTTGGTGCACTCGCATTTGGAACGGATATTATTGATAAGGTGGATAAGGTAGTTGGACCTGGAAATGTTTTTGTTGCTGAAGCTAAAAAGAGTGTATTTGGATATGTTGGTATAGATATGATTGCAGGGCCAAGTGAGATATTGATATTAGCCGACGGGAGTGCAAATCCAAAGTATATAGCTGCTGACTTGATGTCACAAGCAGAACACGATAAACTGGCATCAGCAATTTTAATAACCGATTCAGAAGAATTGTCAGAGAAAGTTACGATTGAATTACAAAGACAGGTTAAAACTTTAAGTAGAAAGAATATAATTCTAGAATCACTTAAAAATTATGGATTAATTATAGTTACAGATAATATTGAAAACGGAATTAGATTAAGTAACATCATAGCTCCTGAACATTTAGAACTGTGTGTAAGAGAACCGTTTTCCATTCTTGAGAGCATAAAAAATGCAGGATCAATATTTATGGGAAATTTTGCTCCGGAACCTCTTGGTGACTATATAGCAGGACCTAATCACGTTCTTCCAACAAGCGGGACAGCGAGATTTTTCTCGCCTTTATCTGTAGATGATTTTATAAAAAAATCAAGTTTCACATATTATACGAGGAAAAGTTTCAGTAAAGTAGGAAACGATATTATTAAATTTGCCGATATAGAAGGACTTACAGCACATGCAAATTCGGTAAAGGTTAGACTAAAGTAAATATTATTAGGGGAGTGTTAAAATGATAGAAAAATTAACTAGAAAAAACCTTAAGAGCTTTAAGCCGTATGATGCTTTAGAGGTAAAATGTGATGTAAAACTTGATGCCAATGAAAATTCTATGAACATAAAAGAAGATATATTAAATAAAATAGTCAAAAAAATTATGACACTTAACTTTAATAGATATCCTGATCCTGCTTCAAGAAAAGTGTGCAGGCTTTATGCTGATTATGCAGGGGCGGATGCTAAAAATGTAATGGCTGGTAATGGTTCAGATGAATTGATACAGATAATAGTTTCTACATTTGTAGACAGAGGTGAAAGCATAATGTGTGTGAATCCCGATTTTTCAATGTATAAAAATTATGCAAAATTAGCGGGAGGAAGAGCAAAGGTATTTGAGTTGAATGAAGATTTTTCTCTAGATGTTGATGGAATTATAGATTCTGTAAATAAAGAAGATGTAAAAGTACTTTTTTTATCAAATCCCAATAATCCAGTTGCAACAGTAATAAAAAGAGAGAATATATTAAAAATAGTGGACAAATGTAATTCTATAGTTGTAATTGACGAGGCATATATTGAATTTTATGGTAATTCAGTAATTGATGAGATAAATAATTATGAAAATCTCATAGTGCTTAGAACATGTTCTAAAGCTGTGGCTATGGCTGCTATAAGGCTGGGATTTTTAATAACAAATTATAGGCTGCTTCAGGAAATAAAAAAGGTTAAACCGCCTTTTAATGTGAATTCAGTAACTCAAGCTATTGGTGAAGTTATACTAGAAAATACTGGCTATATAAGAGAGTATACAGAAAAGATATTACAGGAAAGAAAATTTTTATTTGATGAATTAAAAACTATAGATGGATTAGAAGTTTATGGTACACACTCTAACTTTGTCATAATGAGACTTAAAAATTCGAAACAGGTGTATGAAGGACTCTTACAAAACGGTATATCAGTCAGAAATTATTTAAATGATGCAAGATTAAGCAATTTTATAAGAATAACCGTTGGCAGCAGAAAAGAAAATGAATTGACGATTGAGTGCTTAAAAAAATTTATAAAGTAGATGGAAGTTGAGGTGATAATAATGAGAGAAGCTTCAATATCACGTAAAACTAATGAAACAGATATAAATGTAAAAATTGAACTTGATGGAAGTGGGAAATATGATATAGATACTGGCATAGGTTTTTTTGATCACATGTTAAGCCTTATGTCAAGGCATGGACTCATAAATATGAAGGTGGCTGCAAAGGGTGATTTATATGTGGATTCACATCATACAATTGAGGATATAGGTATAGTTATCGGAAAGTGTATTCATGAGGCTCTTGGTGACAAAGAAAAAATAAGAAGGTATAGTACAGTATTTCTACCGATGGATGAGGTACTTTGTATGGTGTCAATGGACATAAGCGGAAGACCGTATATTGTTTTTGATGCAAAATTTGATGAAGAAAGAGTTGGAGAGATGGATACAGGGATGGTTGAAGAATTTTTTAGAGCAGTGGCCTTTAACGCAGGAATTACACTTCACGTAAAGGAACTTTATGGAAAAAATTCTCATCACATTATAGAAGCAATGTTTAAAGCTTTTGGAAAGGCTTTAAGAGAGGCGGCAGAATTGGATGAGAAAATAGAAGGAATAATGTCTACAAAAGGTACCCTTTAAGTTATTTCAAATAAAAGTTATTGGAGAGTGATTTTATGATTGCAATAATAGATTATGGAATGGGAAATTTAAGAAGTGTGCAAAAATCACTTCAATATATAGGAGAAGAGGCAATTATAACATCTGATTCATCTGACATCATAAACGCAGATGGAATTATACTTCCTGGAGTGGGTGCCTTTCCAGATGCGGTGGAAAATCTAAGCAGAAAGGGATTGGATAAAATATTTAAAGAGGTTGTTAAGTCAGGTAAACCAGCACTTGGGATATGCCTTGGAATGCAGCTTCTATTTAGCCTTGGAGAAGAAATAAGAGAGAGCAGAGGATTACAACTTCTAAAAGGCAGAATAAAAAGAATATATGCAGATGTAAAGATACCACATATGGGATGGAATAGTATAAATATAAAAAAGACATGTGAAATTTTAGATGGTGTCACTGAAGAAAGTTATGTTTATTTTGTACATTCATTTTATGCCGAGGTAGAGAATACCGAGGATCTGAATGCAGTTTCAAATTATGGAATAGAAATACCAGCTGTTGTGAGCAGAAGAAATTTGTTTGGAGTTCAATTCCATCCAGAGAAGAGTGGTGATATTGGTATGCATATACTTAAGAATTTTTCAAAATTAACTAGACTCTAATAGTTATAAGGGGGTTTTTTAATTGATTATAATTCCAGCGATTGATTTAAAAGAAGGAAATTGTGTTAGACTTTATCAAGGTAAAATGTCATCGGCACAGGTGGTTGCAAGAGACGCTGTAAAGGCGGCTTTAGAATTTAAAGCTGCTGGAGCTGAATTTATACATATGGTTGATTTGGATGGTGCTGTTCGTGGTAAAATGTATAATTTGTCTCAAGTTATAAGGGTAATAAATGAAACTGGCCTTCCTGTAGAAGTTGGCGGGGGTATAAGAAATATTGAGACTATAAATAATTTAATAAAAAATAAAATATCAAGAGTTATACTTGGAACAGCTGCTCTAAATGATTTTAATATGCTAGAAGAGGCAGTGAAAAAGTATGGAGAAAAAATAGCTGTCGGAATAGATGCTAAAGATGGAAGAGTAGCTGTGGATGGGTGGGTTAATATAAGTAAAACTGATTATATAGATTTTGCAAAGAAAATTGAAGATGTTGGTGTGAAAACTATAATATTCACGGATATAGGCAGAGATGGAACTTTAAAAGGTGCTAATTTAATGCAGCTTTCTGAAATTAGTTCAAGCGTTTCCTGCAATATAATTGCGTCAGGTGGAGTCAGTAATATAGAAGATGTAAAAAACTTGAAGAATACTGGAGTTTATGGAGTTATAATAGGAAAGGCAATTTATTCAGGTGCTGTCTCTATTCAAGATGCAATAGAAGTTGGGAGGAATTGATTTGTGCTTACTAAGAGAATAATACCATGTTTGGATGTAGAAGGCGGAAGAGTAGTAAAAGGAGTTAATTTTGTGAATTTAAAGGATGTGGGAGATCCTGTAGAAATAGCAAAGGCTTATAATAAGGAAGGCGCGGACGAAATAGTATTTTTAGATATTACCGCAACAAGTGATAAAAGGGAAACTATGATAGATGTAGTTAGGAGGACAGCGGAAGAGGTATTTATACCATTAACTGTCGGAGGAGGTATAAGAACTTTAGATGATTTTAAAAATATTCTAAGAGCTGGTGCTGATAAAATATCTGTAAATTCGGCGGCGGTCCGCGACCCGGATTTCATAAGAAGGGCTGCAGATAAATTTGGGAGTCAATGTGTAGTTGTTGCTGTAGATGCCAGGATGAGAGATGATAAAACAGGATGGAATGTAGTTATAGACGGCGGCAGGATCGATACCGGACTTGATGCAGTAGAGTGGGCTAAAAAAGTAGAAGTTCTGGGCGCAGGAGAAATACTTTTAACAAGTATGGATACAGACGGAACTAAAAATGGGTATGATATACCACTTACAGATATAATATCCAGGTCAGTAAACATCCCTATTATAGCATCTGGGGGCTGTGGAAATTTAAGGCATTTTTATGATGTGTTTTCTAAAACAGGTGCCGATGCAGCACTTGCAGCTTCTCTTTTTCACTACAGGGAACTCAGCATAACCGAAGTAAAGCAGTATTTGAAGGATAAAAATGTGGAGGTTAGAATCTAAGTTTCTAAAGAGGAGAATAAAATGAATGATAGTATAAATACTCAAAATTTAAAATCAGTAAATTTTAAAGGCGGCCTTATTCCTGCAGTGATTCAGGATTATAAAAATGGTGAGGTTTTAATGCTTGCTTATATGAATGAAGAATCTTTAAAGAGAACTCTGCAGAGCGGGACGACATGGTTTTGGAGCAGATCAAGAAGTGAGTATTGGAATAAAGGTGAAACTTCAAAACATTACCAGTATGTAAAGAGTATAAGTTTGGATTGCGACGGTGATACACTTCTTATAAAAGTAGATCAAGTTGGAGCAGCATGTCATACAGGCAATAGAAGCTGCTTTTATCGAGATATACTGTAGGGTTTATAAATGAAAGGTTAATCCATCCTCCGGGAGATGCCGCCAAAATCCGGTATTATAAATGCTTTTAGTAATTCTATGCTTAAGTTATGCTCCAGCTGCCACTTCCAAAATTCGTCACCTAAAAAATTTCTAGTAAGTCTAAGTTCGTATTTATAAAAATCTAAGCAGATTTTATAAACTCGCAGGCTCAAACATATAAAATCTGCTTAGATTTTCAAAAATACTTCACTAATACTTACTAAAAA is from Clostridium fermenticellae and encodes:
- the hisC gene encoding histidinol-phosphate transaminase, whose translation is MIEKLTRKNLKSFKPYDALEVKCDVKLDANENSMNIKEDILNKIVKKIMTLNFNRYPDPASRKVCRLYADYAGADAKNVMAGNGSDELIQIIVSTFVDRGESIMCVNPDFSMYKNYAKLAGGRAKVFELNEDFSLDVDGIIDSVNKEDVKVLFLSNPNNPVATVIKRENILKIVDKCNSIVVIDEAYIEFYGNSVIDEINNYENLIVLRTCSKAVAMAAIRLGFLITNYRLLQEIKKVKPPFNVNSVTQAIGEVILENTGYIREYTEKILQERKFLFDELKTIDGLEVYGTHSNFVIMRLKNSKQVYEGLLQNGISVRNYLNDARLSNFIRITVGSRKENELTIECLKKFIK
- the purB gene encoding adenylosuccinate lyase, with protein sequence MKKRDVYNTPLNSRYASKDMSYLFSDEMKFKTWRKLWVALAECEKRLGLNITDEQICELKSNIENINYEVAEEREKEVRHDVMSHVYAYGVQCPEAKGIIHLGATSCYVGDNTDLIIMRDALLIIKKKILNVINSLTKFALKYKELPTLGFTHLQPAQLTTVGKRACIWIQDLYIDLENLEFVIDHMRFRGVKGTTGTQASFMELFDGDEEKVKALDKMVSEKMKFNSEFMITGQTYTRKVDSIILNTLSEVAQSAYKFSNDLRLLQNMKEMEEPFEKNQIGSSAMAYKRNPMRSERISALSRYVIINSLNPAITASTQWFERTLDDSANKRISVAEAFLALDGVLNLYMNISSNMVVYPKVIETHVKKELPFMATENIIMEAVKKGGDRQELHERIRQHSMKAAKMVKEEGKENDLISRIISDKFFNMTENEIVSLIDPKKFIGRAPGQVIDFINKQIKPLLDENKNLLGEKAEITV
- the hisA gene encoding 1-(5-phosphoribosyl)-5-[(5-phosphoribosylamino)methylideneamino]imidazole-4-carboxamide isomerase, which gives rise to MIIIPAIDLKEGNCVRLYQGKMSSAQVVARDAVKAALEFKAAGAEFIHMVDLDGAVRGKMYNLSQVIRVINETGLPVEVGGGIRNIETINNLIKNKISRVILGTAALNDFNMLEEAVKKYGEKIAVGIDAKDGRVAVDGWVNISKTDYIDFAKKIEDVGVKTIIFTDIGRDGTLKGANLMQLSEISSSVSCNIIASGGVSNIEDVKNLKNTGVYGVIIGKAIYSGAVSIQDAIEVGRN
- the hisI gene encoding phosphoribosyl-AMP cyclohydrolase, coding for MNDSINTQNLKSVNFKGGLIPAVIQDYKNGEVLMLAYMNEESLKRTLQSGTTWFWSRSRSEYWNKGETSKHYQYVKSISLDCDGDTLLIKVDQVGAACHTGNRSCFYRDIL
- the hisH gene encoding imidazole glycerol phosphate synthase subunit HisH, producing the protein MIAIIDYGMGNLRSVQKSLQYIGEEAIITSDSSDIINADGIILPGVGAFPDAVENLSRKGLDKIFKEVVKSGKPALGICLGMQLLFSLGEEIRESRGLQLLKGRIKRIYADVKIPHMGWNSINIKKTCEILDGVTEESYVYFVHSFYAEVENTEDLNAVSNYGIEIPAVVSRRNLFGVQFHPEKSGDIGMHILKNFSKLTRL
- the hisF gene encoding imidazole glycerol phosphate synthase subunit HisF, encoding MLTKRIIPCLDVEGGRVVKGVNFVNLKDVGDPVEIAKAYNKEGADEIVFLDITATSDKRETMIDVVRRTAEEVFIPLTVGGGIRTLDDFKNILRAGADKISVNSAAVRDPDFIRRAADKFGSQCVVVAVDARMRDDKTGWNVVIDGGRIDTGLDAVEWAKKVEVLGAGEILLTSMDTDGTKNGYDIPLTDIISRSVNIPIIASGGCGNLRHFYDVFSKTGADAALAASLFHYRELSITEVKQYLKDKNVEVRI
- the hisB gene encoding imidazoleglycerol-phosphate dehydratase HisB; the encoded protein is MREASISRKTNETDINVKIELDGSGKYDIDTGIGFFDHMLSLMSRHGLINMKVAAKGDLYVDSHHTIEDIGIVIGKCIHEALGDKEKIRRYSTVFLPMDEVLCMVSMDISGRPYIVFDAKFDEERVGEMDTGMVEEFFRAVAFNAGITLHVKELYGKNSHHIIEAMFKAFGKALREAAELDEKIEGIMSTKGTL
- the hisG gene encoding ATP phosphoribosyltransferase, whose product is MDNSKTVKIALTKGRIEKEAVKLLQSCGIDCRQIINKGRKLIFEDNDHNIEFVLVKAPDVLTYVEYGVVDIGIVGKDTLLEQSREFYEVLDLKFGACKFVVAGPKDKNKFYHGYNRKKIATKYPNVAREYFRKLGTDVEIIKIEGSVELAPILGLSDAIVDIVETGNTLKENGLLVYENICDISARMVVNVASMKMKKGEIEKIINYIKKQVELREKLSI
- the hisZ gene encoding ATP phosphoribosyltransferase regulatory subunit, producing the protein MSNLRKYIPEGTKDILFDEYSKRMYVENILRKTYMENGFIEVKSPTLEFYDVFNIENTTLPQEKMYKLFDNQGRILVLKPDMTIPIARIAATKLKEAPHPLKLCYTSTIYRVNESLYGKNNEIIQSGIEIIGISNLNADAQAIVNGIRSLINCGLTDFKIELGHAEFFKALIEKTNLNDEKREKLRKCIESKSFTALSELMKSERGNIDNRILHVLNEMPGLFGGIEILDRAEKIISDNVRAQNALESIRKVYTIIKSIGLDSYLSIDLGMVQDLNYYTGIIFRGYTHGVGGNILTGGRYDKLIAQFGDDQPATGFAIDVDSIIAALGDDCRMCENEKPKVLICYDDSLFEEAYKKALELRIKGMIAEISPFDSKDDAVDYAGRKNMRIINL
- the hisD gene encoding histidinol dehydrogenase: MINTIYSKTKTAEDYLKSFRDRGKVMQDEVCKSVDKILSDIKNYGDDALIKYTNKFDSQNISKENICVSREEIENAYKTVDKKFLDVLRRAAENIMFFHEKQKRNSWIVTKENGVILGQKVMALERVGVYVPGGTAAYPSSVLMNVIPAKIAGVKDIVMVTPPLKDGSINSNILVAADIAGVSKIYKIGGAQAVGALAFGTDIIDKVDKVVGPGNVFVAEAKKSVFGYVGIDMIAGPSEILILADGSANPKYIAADLMSQAEHDKLASAILITDSEELSEKVTIELQRQVKTLSRKNIILESLKNYGLIIVTDNIENGIRLSNIIAPEHLELCVREPFSILESIKNAGSIFMGNFAPEPLGDYIAGPNHVLPTSGTARFFSPLSVDDFIKKSSFTYYTRKSFSKVGNDIIKFADIEGLTAHANSVKVRLK